In the Streptomyces sp. NBC_00193 genome, CGGGCGCGGTGAACTCCAGGCGCACCCCGATGGGCAGCGTGGCCCGCTCGCCGGTGTCCCAGGGCAGCCGCATGGTGTCGGCCGGATCGGCCCGCACGGGCCGGCCCCCGTCCAGCCAGGCCACCCCGCGCAGGAAGGGCCCCGGATCCAGCCACGGCCCGGCCTCCGAGCCTGCGTGCGCGGGCGTTCCCGCACCTGTGCCCATGCCTGCGCCCGCATCTACGCCTATGTCTGCGCCTACACCTGTGCCTGTGCCTATGCCTACGTCCGAGCCTGCGTCCGGCCCGGCTTCCCGTGTGCTCATCGTGCGCCTCCGACCGTCGGGTACGGGAACTTCACGCCGACGCCGCCGTCCACGACCAGCGTCTGGCCCGTCATGTACGAGGACTGCGGCGAAGCCAGGAAGTACAGCGCGGCCGCGATGTCCCGGGTCTCCGCGACCCGGCCCAGCGGGGCGTTCGCCGCGTTCTGCCTCCGCCCCTCCGGGCCCAGCAGGGCGGCCACCCGCGGGGTCCACACCACCCCCGGTGCCACCGCGTTGACCCGTACCCCGCGCGGGCCAAGCTCTACCGCCGCCGAGCGCACCAAGGAGATCAGGCCGGCCTTCGCGGCTCCGTACGCGGCGTGCAGCGGGGCGGCGGTGAGCCCGGAGACGGAGGCGACGAAGACCAGCGGCCCGCCGCCGGCCGCGGCGACGGCCTCGCCGCCGTACTGCACGGCCAGCCAGGCGTGCCGCAGCACCAGGTCGAAGTGCCAGTCCCAGCCCTCGTCGTCCAGCTCGGGCAGCGCGGCGTACCGGGCCATGCCGACGATGTCGACGACCCCGCCGACCGGGCGGCCCCCGAGCAGCTCCGGCGCCGCGGCGAAGAGCTCCCGTACGGCCTCGCGCCGCGTGAC is a window encoding:
- a CDS encoding SDR family NAD(P)-dependent oxidoreductase; the encoded protein is MSDGPDTTADASPDVPSAPDTSSVPDYAALHRLDGRALVLLGAGNGIGRQTAHALAAGGARVLCVDVDEERARAVAAETGGVPYAADVTRREAVRELFAAAPELLGGRPVGGVVDIVGMARYAALPELDDEGWDWHFDLVLRHAWLAVQYGGEAVAAAGGGPLVFVASVSGLTAAPLHAAYGAAKAGLISLVRSAAVELGPRGVRVNAVAPGVVWTPRVAALLGPEGRRQNAANAPLGRVAETRDIAAALYFLASPQSSYMTGQTLVVDGGVGVKFPYPTVGGAR